A single Pseudomonas putida DNA region contains:
- a CDS encoding DUF2790 domain-containing protein: MNRKAVYAACLFSALSVCTLAARAEAADSVRNYTYGTQLDIKKVLSTSQDATPTCGVVNARLTYLDSHDQTQVLNYRTLGDHCIGEN; this comes from the coding sequence ATGAACCGCAAAGCCGTCTACGCCGCCTGCCTGTTTTCCGCCCTGAGCGTCTGCACCTTGGCCGCCCGTGCCGAAGCTGCCGACAGTGTCCGCAACTACACCTATGGCACCCAGCTGGACATCAAGAAAGTGCTGTCGACCAGCCAGGACGCAACGCCGACCTGCGGAGTGGTCAATGCCCGGCTTACCTACCTCGACTCGCACGACCAGACCCAGGTGCTGAACTACCGCACCCTCGGTGACCACTGCATCGGTGAGAACTGA
- a CDS encoding MFS transporter, which produces MPSVSQASHGLPEHDQQSVKQQWLAILSVAVGAFALVTSEFLPVGVLNDVASDLGISAGHAGLMVTLPGIMAALAAPLLSVGIGAMDRRYLLIGLTLVMIIANSVVAYASDFSLLLFGRVLLGISIGGFWATAIALSGRLAPKGVSVARATSIIMAGVTLATVLGVPVGTWLSGLMGWRMTFLATALLGVPVLLAQLFLLPQLNPDKAIHIRDLPALFINPQARVGLIAVLLIGLAHFAAYTYVAPFFKQSSGFDGPTIGSLLLLYGVAGVIGNLFAGFAANQSVRHTLMLVAVMIGVSTALFPYFATGLTGAAMLIALWGFAFGAFPACSSIWMFVVAPKDVERGMPLFVAMFQVIIALGSFFGGRIVDQLGSSVLLSLATALVGCGFVTVLVLGRNVSNSLAAQAG; this is translated from the coding sequence ATGCCAAGCGTCAGTCAGGCCTCCCATGGCCTTCCCGAACATGATCAACAAAGCGTCAAACAGCAATGGCTGGCGATTCTTTCGGTCGCGGTGGGCGCCTTCGCCCTGGTCACCAGCGAGTTTCTGCCGGTGGGCGTGCTCAACGATGTCGCCAGTGACCTGGGCATCAGTGCGGGCCATGCCGGGCTGATGGTGACCCTGCCCGGCATCATGGCCGCCCTTGCCGCGCCACTGCTGTCGGTGGGCATCGGCGCCATGGACCGGCGCTACCTGCTGATCGGCCTGACGCTGGTCATGATCATTGCCAACTCGGTGGTGGCCTACGCCAGCGATTTCAGCCTGCTGCTGTTCGGCCGTGTGCTGCTGGGCATCAGCATCGGCGGTTTCTGGGCCACCGCCATCGCCCTCAGCGGCCGCCTGGCGCCAAAGGGTGTGAGCGTGGCGCGGGCCACGTCGATCATCATGGCCGGCGTGACCCTGGCGACCGTGCTGGGCGTGCCCGTGGGTACCTGGCTGAGCGGCCTGATGGGCTGGCGCATGACCTTCCTGGCCACCGCACTGCTCGGCGTGCCGGTACTGTTGGCACAGCTGTTCTTGCTGCCGCAGCTCAACCCGGACAAGGCCATTCACATCCGTGACCTGCCGGCCCTGTTCATCAACCCGCAAGCCCGGGTTGGCCTGATCGCCGTGCTGCTGATCGGCCTGGCGCACTTTGCCGCGTATACCTATGTCGCACCGTTCTTCAAGCAGAGCTCCGGCTTCGATGGGCCGACCATTGGCTCACTGTTGCTGCTCTACGGCGTGGCCGGGGTAATCGGCAACCTGTTCGCCGGCTTCGCCGCGAATCAGAGCGTGCGCCACACGCTGATGCTGGTGGCGGTGATGATCGGTGTCAGCACCGCCCTGTTCCCCTACTTCGCCACCGGCCTGACTGGCGCGGCAATGCTGATCGCCCTGTGGGGCTTCGCCTTTGGCGCGTTCCCGGCTTGTTCCAGCATCTGGATGTTCGTGGTGGCGCCCAAGGATGTCGAGCGCGGCATGCCGCTGTTCGTGGCGATGTTCCAGGTCATCATCGCGCTGGGCTCGTTCTTTGGCGGGCGCATCGTCGACCAGCTGGGCAGCTCGGTGTTGTTGAGCCTGGCCACTGCCCTGGTGGGTTGCGGTTTTGTCACGGTGCTGGTGCTGGGGCGCAATGTCAGCAACAGCCTGGCGGCGCAAGCTGGCTGA
- the arsH gene encoding arsenical resistance protein ArsH: protein MSEQLPNLDLALFDTPPAAPRSSEHKPRILLLYGSTRERSFSRLLVEEAAHLLEHFGAETRIFNPSGLPLPDDVPVEHPKVQELRDLMQWSEGQVWCSPERHGAMSAVFKAQIDWVPLALGAVRPTQGKTLAVMQVCGGSQSFNVVNQLRVLGRWMRMFTIPNQSSVPKAYLEFDEAGRMKPSPFYDRVVDVMEELVKFTVLLRDRKEFLVDRYSERKESAEQLTARVNQRSI from the coding sequence ATGTCCGAGCAATTGCCAAATCTCGACCTCGCGCTGTTCGACACGCCGCCTGCGGCGCCCCGTTCCAGCGAGCACAAACCACGCATCCTGTTGCTGTATGGATCGACCCGCGAACGCTCTTTCAGTCGCTTGCTGGTGGAAGAAGCAGCACACCTGCTGGAACACTTCGGCGCCGAGACGCGCATCTTCAACCCGTCGGGCCTGCCGCTGCCGGACGATGTACCGGTCGAGCACCCCAAGGTGCAGGAACTTCGCGATCTGATGCAGTGGTCGGAAGGCCAGGTCTGGTGCTCGCCCGAGCGCCACGGCGCGATGTCTGCGGTGTTCAAGGCGCAGATCGACTGGGTACCCCTGGCGCTCGGTGCGGTTCGCCCCACCCAAGGTAAAACCCTGGCGGTCATGCAGGTGTGTGGCGGCTCGCAGTCGTTCAATGTGGTCAACCAGCTGCGCGTGCTTGGCCGCTGGATGCGCATGTTCACCATCCCGAACCAGTCTTCGGTACCTAAGGCCTATCTGGAGTTCGACGAAGCTGGGCGCATGAAGCCGTCGCCGTTCTATGATCGAGTGGTTGATGTGATGGAGGAACTGGTGAAGTTCACCGTTCTGCTGCGCGACCGCAAGGAATTCCTGGTAGATCGCTATTCGGAACGCAAGGAAAGTGCCGAGCAACTAACTGCCCGTGTGAATCAGCGCTCGATCTGA
- a CDS encoding arsenate reductase ArsC, giving the protein MRVLFMCTANSCRSILSEALFNHLAPAGFQAISSGSFPKGQVLPRSLSTLSKAGISTEGLSSKGNDAFEGNPPDIVITVCDKAAGEACPVYFGPAQKAHWGLEDPSDVVGDEASVDAAFHATLARIESRCRAFFTLPFDSLDSDQLKRELDRIGTL; this is encoded by the coding sequence ATGCGAGTCCTGTTCATGTGCACGGCCAACAGCTGCCGCAGCATCCTTTCCGAAGCGCTGTTCAACCACTTGGCCCCGGCAGGCTTCCAGGCCATCAGCTCTGGCAGTTTCCCCAAGGGCCAGGTATTGCCTCGCAGCCTGAGCACGCTCAGCAAGGCCGGTATTTCGACCGAAGGCCTGAGCAGCAAGGGTAACGATGCGTTCGAAGGCAACCCACCGGACATCGTCATCACCGTCTGCGACAAGGCAGCCGGCGAAGCCTGCCCGGTGTACTTCGGCCCCGCGCAAAAGGCGCATTGGGGGCTGGAAGACCCGTCCGATGTCGTTGGTGACGAAGCATCGGTCGACGCGGCTTTCCACGCCACGTTGGCCCGCATCGAATCGCGTTGCCGAGCCTTCTTCACACTGCCTTTCGATAGCCTCGACAGTGACCAGCTCAAGCGTGAGCTGGATCGCATCGGCACGCTCTGA